The Coregonus clupeaformis isolate EN_2021a chromosome 18, ASM2061545v1, whole genome shotgun sequence genome has a segment encoding these proteins:
- the LOC121550656 gene encoding transmembrane protein 132C-like, with product MLHLRALQSIMVLLGVADCRVLEGLQRFSSIPTYLPVNYQVINAESAFFLKEANQEFMRNSSLLSRTEPFFIYQARSMPSVNASYGPLFVEQPVPLELIQNPGAFVASSMFTFNWKVQTFIIQDRIYLSNPRVQVLFYVAGRDWDDYSTIDKLPCVRMFAFHETQEVRGTCQLKGELGLCAAELEPLASWFSPPSVVPGRQRTIELAEGTTVELYYMLQSTEAGECHSEEARKGNSIRSDQEGLFGSSTSTPMKRIGSVRLYQSPAAPALTEHRLDSNFLVMVPTTPMRQRDTVSAFITASAFSPVEMFTLR from the exons ATGTTGCATCTCCGTGCGCTGCAATCAATCATGGTACTTTTAGGGG TAGCAGACTGTCGAGTCTTGGAGGGATTGCAGAGGTTTTCATCCATCCCCACCTACTTGCCTGTCAACTACCAAGTGATCAACGCAGAGTCTGCCTTCTTCCTGAAGGAGGCCAACCAGGAGTTCATGAGAAACTCCAGCCTGCTGTCGCGGACAGAGCCCTTCTTCATCTACCAGGCCCGCAGCATGCCCTCAGTAAATGCCAGCTATGGCCCCCTCTTTGTGGAGCAGCCTGTTCCCCTGGAGCTCATCCAGAACCCTGGGGCCTTCGTGGCCTCTTCCATGTTCACCTTCAACTGGAAGGTGCAGACTTTCATCATCCAGGACAGGATCTACCTGTCCAATCCCAGGGTCCAGGTGCTGTTCTACGTGGCGGGCAGGGACTGGGATGACTACAGCACCATCGACAAGCTGCCCTGCGTACGCATGTTTGCCTTCCACGAGACCCAGGAGGTGCGTGGCACCTGCCAGTTGAAGGGGGAGCTGGGGCTGTGTGCGGCTGAGCTGGAGCCCCTGGCCAGCTGGTTCAGCCCCCCCAGCGTGGTGCCTGGGCGCCAGAGGACCATAGAGCTGGCCGAGGGGACCACGGTGGAGCTCTACTACATGTTACAATCAACAGAGGCAGGGGAGTGCCACTCGGAGGAGGCCCGGAAAGGCAACTCCATCCGCTCGGATCAGGAGGGTCTGTTTGGCTCGTCCACCTCCACCCCCATGAAGAGGATCGGCAGTGTGCGTCTGTACCAGAGCCCTGCCGCCCCGGCCTTGACTGAACACAGGCTGGATAGTAACTTTCTGGTCATGGTGCCGACCACGCCCATGAGGCAGAGGGACACTGTCTCCGCCTTCATCACTGCCTCGGCCTTCTCTCCTGTGGAAATGTTCACCCTAAGGTAA